One genomic segment of Paenibacillus sp. FSL H8-0332 includes these proteins:
- a CDS encoding NosD domain-containing protein, producing the protein MFVLKRYECSISIRVLVFMILGMLICSFNHDTVVSADMSAGVLPLQPIIDSASDGEFITLAPGTYSGPVRLDKRLTINGNGKAILLHTAKDEQAAVLILADGVKLENLKIQQNNDGEAAAVRVEADRVTLKGLVIHSAGYGILLREADGGVISDNKLSWFIPKGETPGTRGNGIDLYNSHGAVIRGNGIAYLRDGIYLENSRNTVVDQNKLSYLRYGVHCMYINGSKVTNNTGEYNITGAMVMGVTDVVVSGNSFRKQNRNVHSQGILLYDVRNSAIMNNRVEGNRVGIYMQQSSDNKLQQNLVLRNYIGVQFENAEGNRFERNGFVANVIEAQATASRDNEMNGNYWDAFGGLDLTGDGVSDLKYAINPFYQQLVAGNAAYQLFFQSPGMTFLSDMYTGGSAGWSTDSAPLMQLEAGTVSPDQAAGGQGTVMVAGWLLLFLSVITIIYLGVLRL; encoded by the coding sequence ATGTTTGTACTGAAAAGGTATGAATGCTCCATCAGCATCAGGGTTCTCGTCTTCATGATTCTAGGCATGTTAATCTGCTCCTTCAATCATGACACCGTTGTAAGCGCAGACATGAGCGCCGGAGTCCTTCCGCTCCAGCCCATCATCGATTCAGCTAGTGACGGAGAGTTCATCACCCTGGCTCCGGGAACCTATTCGGGTCCGGTCCGGCTGGATAAGCGATTGACGATTAACGGCAACGGTAAAGCGATCCTGCTGCATACGGCTAAGGACGAACAGGCGGCGGTGCTGATCCTTGCAGACGGTGTAAAGCTTGAGAATCTGAAGATTCAGCAGAATAACGACGGGGAAGCGGCGGCTGTACGTGTTGAAGCGGACAGGGTCACCCTGAAGGGGCTAGTGATTCATTCGGCAGGGTACGGAATACTGCTGCGTGAAGCCGATGGCGGGGTGATCTCGGACAATAAGCTAAGCTGGTTCATCCCCAAAGGAGAAACACCGGGAACGAGAGGCAACGGGATCGATCTTTATAACTCTCACGGCGCTGTAATCCGGGGCAACGGCATCGCTTATCTGCGGGATGGCATCTATCTGGAGAACAGCCGCAATACGGTGGTGGATCAGAACAAGCTCTCTTATCTGCGGTACGGGGTCCATTGCATGTACATTAACGGCTCCAAGGTCACTAACAACACCGGGGAATACAACATTACCGGAGCAATGGTAATGGGCGTAACCGATGTGGTGGTGTCGGGGAACTCCTTCCGCAAGCAGAACCGGAATGTGCACTCACAGGGGATTCTGCTCTACGATGTACGAAATTCCGCGATTATGAACAACCGGGTGGAAGGCAACCGGGTGGGGATTTACATGCAGCAGTCCTCGGATAACAAGCTGCAGCAGAATCTGGTGCTCCGCAACTATATCGGCGTGCAGTTCGAGAATGCAGAAGGCAACCGCTTTGAGCGTAACGGGTTTGTTGCGAACGTCATTGAGGCCCAGGCCACAGCCAGCAGGGACAATGAGATGAACGGGAATTACTGGGACGCCTTTGGCGGACTGGATCTCACGGGGGATGGGGTCAGCGACCTGAAGTATGCGATCAACCCTTTCTATCAGCAATTGGTGGCGGGGAATGCAGCGTATCAGCTTTTTTTCCAGTCACCGGGGATGACGTTCCTGAGCGATATGTACACCGGCGGTTCGGCAGGGTGGTCCACCGATTCAGCGCCGCTCATGCAGCTTGAGGCAGGTACGGTTAGCCCGGATCAGGCGGCAGGGGGACAGGGCACGGTCATGGTAGCAGGCTGGCTGCTGCTGTTCCTATCCGTAATTACAATCATATACTTGGGGGTATTGCGATTATGA
- a CDS encoding nitrous oxide reductase accessory protein NosL — protein sequence MKRWSLVLMVAMSLVILAACGQKKYEPVAINEDVDICVVCNMQVKDDAFATQLTTKDGKNYKFDDIGCMNEWKTSNGTEQIGMDYVRDYNDKSWIEFSKASYVYDASLRTPMAYGVISFKDKAAAEAFVKEQALGTVLTAGELASHEWKQNKDMMNMDMQSGEGHMEEHSSEEGKHSEETNM from the coding sequence ATGAAACGATGGAGTCTGGTCTTGATGGTAGCAATGAGTCTGGTGATCCTCGCGGCCTGCGGGCAGAAGAAATACGAGCCGGTAGCGATTAATGAAGATGTCGATATCTGTGTGGTCTGCAATATGCAGGTGAAGGATGATGCTTTCGCCACTCAGCTAACGACCAAGGACGGCAAGAATTACAAGTTCGACGATATCGGCTGCATGAATGAGTGGAAGACCAGCAATGGCACGGAGCAGATCGGTATGGATTATGTCCGCGACTATAACGACAAGAGCTGGATTGAATTCAGCAAGGCGAGCTATGTGTATGACGCTTCTCTGCGTACACCGATGGCTTATGGAGTGATCAGCTTCAAGGACAAGGCGGCAGCAGAAGCATTCGTGAAGGAGCAGGCGCTAGGCACTGTGCTGACCGCCGGAGAGCTGGCCTCCCATGAATGGAAGCAGAACAAGGATATGATGAACATGGACATGCAGAGCGGGGAAGGTCATATGGAGGAGCATAGCTCAGAGGAAGGCAAGCATTCCGAAGAGACGAATATGTGA